In Paeniglutamicibacter kerguelensis, one genomic interval encodes:
- a CDS encoding MFS transporter translates to MSTGHTAYAHGANKWFVGHRKIGGPEAWLVWVLATVFVVWLFAIQTGYAVVSPDIQVTAGLSIAQIGLAASIYTWVFAVVQFFSGALLDRFGSRPLMAIAVALVTIGAFLYAGTTNFATLALAQSVLAIGSSFGFVGAGYLGGKWFEAAKYGLMFGLVQTFASLGSAVGQPLILAALASLNWQQLLVAFGTFGVILVVLFVLFVRNPPAEQPALADAGPAQGENVFRQIFRDLGTSFSNYKVDLSAILAGTSFGAMLAVGTLWGPRIMEARGAETSFATILTALAWLGLAAGAPIVNVVSDKWRSRKWPAFYGILLQALAIILVIYMPREGNGAALILMFAIGFFAGSHMLGFTIAAEAVPGRLIGSASAIVNGVCFIIGGLLTSIPSAMLPDEAVLADYQAALWLLPAVVVVGAVAALFIREDAVVPAT, encoded by the coding sequence ATGTCCACAGGACACACCGCATATGCACACGGGGCGAACAAGTGGTTCGTCGGGCACCGGAAGATCGGCGGACCCGAGGCTTGGCTGGTCTGGGTGCTCGCCACCGTCTTCGTTGTGTGGCTTTTCGCAATCCAGACCGGCTACGCCGTCGTCTCGCCCGACATCCAAGTCACGGCGGGCCTCTCCATCGCACAAATCGGTCTCGCCGCGTCGATCTACACGTGGGTGTTCGCGGTCGTGCAATTCTTCTCCGGCGCGCTCCTGGACCGGTTCGGCAGCCGGCCGCTGATGGCGATCGCGGTCGCCCTGGTCACCATCGGCGCGTTCCTCTACGCCGGCACCACGAACTTCGCCACCCTCGCACTCGCGCAATCCGTGCTTGCGATCGGGTCCTCGTTCGGGTTCGTCGGCGCCGGATACCTCGGCGGCAAGTGGTTCGAGGCCGCCAAGTACGGCCTCATGTTCGGGCTCGTGCAGACCTTCGCTTCCCTGGGTTCCGCGGTCGGGCAGCCCCTGATCCTCGCAGCGCTCGCGAGCCTGAACTGGCAGCAGCTGCTCGTTGCCTTTGGGACTTTCGGCGTGATCCTTGTCGTCTTGTTCGTGCTATTCGTGCGAAACCCGCCCGCCGAGCAGCCGGCCCTCGCCGACGCAGGCCCGGCACAAGGCGAAAACGTGTTCAGGCAGATTTTCCGCGACCTCGGCACCTCATTTTCGAACTACAAGGTCGACCTCTCCGCCATTCTCGCCGGCACCTCATTCGGTGCGATGCTCGCGGTCGGCACTCTCTGGGGTCCCCGGATCATGGAAGCGCGCGGTGCCGAAACCAGCTTCGCCACGATCCTGACCGCGCTGGCCTGGCTGGGCCTCGCGGCCGGCGCACCGATCGTGAACGTGGTTTCCGACAAGTGGCGCAGCCGGAAATGGCCCGCCTTCTACGGCATCCTGCTCCAGGCGCTCGCAATCATCCTCGTGATCTACATGCCCCGCGAGGGCAACGGAGCGGCCCTCATCCTGATGTTCGCCATCGGATTCTTCGCCGGGTCACACATGCTCGGATTCACCATCGCCGCCGAGGCCGTGCCCGGCCGGCTGATCGGCAGCGCATCGGCAATCGTCAACGGCGTCTGCTTCATCATCGGCGGACTCCTGACCTCCATCCCCAGCGCGATGCTGCCCGACGAGGCGGTGTTGGCCGACTACCAGGCGGCGTTGTGGCTGTTGCCGGCCGTGGTCGTCGTCGGCGCCGTTGCGGCGCTATTCATCCGCGAAGATGCCGTCGTCCCCGCCACATGA